A single region of the Equus przewalskii isolate Varuska chromosome 26, EquPr2, whole genome shotgun sequence genome encodes:
- the PTGDS gene encoding prostaglandin-H2 D-isomerase: protein MAASHTLWMGLVLLGVLGVLQTRAQAQPSLQPNFQQDKFLGRWFTSGLASNSSWFREKKKVLSMCTSVVAPTADGGFNLTSTFLRKDQCETRTLLLQPAGPPGCYSYTSPHGGMVHEVSVVETDYEEYALLYTHAESTKGLGGQDFRMATLYSRVQSPRPEVKEKFSTFAKAQGFTEDAIVFLPQTDKCMEEHN from the exons ATGGCTGCTTCACACACGCTGTGGATGGGGTTGGTCCTGCTGGGGGTCCTGGGGGTCCTGCAGACCcgagcccaggcccagccctcccTGCAGCCCAACTTCCAACAGGACAAG TTCCTGGGCCGCTGGTTCACCTCGGGCCTGGCCTCCAACTCGAGCTGGTTCCGGGAGAAGAAGAAGGTGCTGTCCATGTGCACGTCGGTGGTGGCCCCGACCGCAGACGGCGGCTTCAACCTCACCTCCACCTTCCTCAG GAAAGACCAGTGTGAGACCCGGACCCTGCTGCTGCAGCCGGCCGGACCCCCAGGCTGCTATAGCTACACGAGTCCCC ACGGGGGCATGGTCCATGAGGTGTCAGTGGTAGAGACGGACTATGAGGAGTACGCTCTGCTCTACACCCACGCCGAGAGCACCAAAGGCCTGGGCGGCCAGGACTTCCGCATGGCCACCCTCTACA gccgTGTGCAGAGCCCGAGGCCTGAGGTGAAGGAGAAATTCAGCACCTTCGCCAAAGCCCAGGGCTTCACAGAGGATGCCATTGTCTTCTTGCCACAGACCG ATAAGTGCATGGAGGAGCACAATTAG
- the LCNL1 gene encoding lipocalin-like 1 protein isoform X1, which produces MGGVGWGGQQPSAQPPGCAQHHSPGPRTGTSSSWPLSGRCGCRVCPPALPAPSLQFQGTWYMVGVVSDDQGFLDSRDSMKMPVVLVTSLANGDLALKFGYSTPDGSCQKMDMTLSKGAVDGQFSNAAMAQTDVRVVVTDYKHFAVLYFETQKGGVRNVWLQLYARAPELFPEGAQKMQQLAPQVGLNPSQGALLPKSDQCAGAFS; this is translated from the exons atgggtggggtgggctggggcggTCAGCAGccctctgcccagcctccagGTTGTGCCCAGCACCACTCCCCAGGGCCTCGCACTGGGACGAGCTCCAGCTGGCCCCTATCAGGTCGATGTGGATGCAGGGTCTGCCCCCCAGCTCTCCCTGCACCTTCCCTGCAGTTCCAGGGCACCTGGTACATGGTTGGGGTGGTGTCGGACGACCAGGGCTTCCTGGACTCCAGGGACAGCATGAAGATGCCCGTGGTGTTGGTGACTTCCTTGGCCAATGGCGACCTGGCTCTCAAGTTTGGGTACTCCAC GCCTGATGGCAGCTGCCAGAAGATGGACATGACCCTCAGCAAGGGTGCCGTGGATGGGCAGTTCAGCAATGCCG CCATGGCGCAGACCGACGTCCGAGTCGTGGTCACCGACTACAAGCACTTCGCCGTGCTGTACTTCGAGACGCAGAAGGGGGGCGTTAGGAACGTCTGGCTGCAGCTCTACG CCCGAGCCCCAGAGCTGTTTCCCGAAGGTGCTCAGAAGATGCAGCAGTTGGCACCCCAAGTGGGCCTGAACCCCAGCCAGGGCGCCCTGCTCCCCAAGTCGG ACCAGTGTGCTGGTGCCTTCTCCTAG
- the LCNL1 gene encoding lipocalin-like 1 protein isoform X2: MLQMLQMLLTGSILALLWVSSGQAQVPIQADFDANQFQGTWYMVGVVSDDQGFLDSRDSMKMPVVLVTSLANGDLALKFGYSTPDGSCQKMDMTLSKGAVDGQFSNAAMAQTDVRVVVTDYKHFAVLYFETQKGGVRNVWLQLYARAPELFPEGAQKMQQLAPQVGLNPSQGALLPKSDQCAGAFS, encoded by the exons ATGCTGCAGATGCTGCAGATGCTGCTGACTGGCTCCATCCTTGccctgctctgggtgtcctcagGCCAGGCCCAGGTCCCCATCCAGGCTGACTTTGATGCCAACCAG TTCCAGGGCACCTGGTACATGGTTGGGGTGGTGTCGGACGACCAGGGCTTCCTGGACTCCAGGGACAGCATGAAGATGCCCGTGGTGTTGGTGACTTCCTTGGCCAATGGCGACCTGGCTCTCAAGTTTGGGTACTCCAC GCCTGATGGCAGCTGCCAGAAGATGGACATGACCCTCAGCAAGGGTGCCGTGGATGGGCAGTTCAGCAATGCCG CCATGGCGCAGACCGACGTCCGAGTCGTGGTCACCGACTACAAGCACTTCGCCGTGCTGTACTTCGAGACGCAGAAGGGGGGCGTTAGGAACGTCTGGCTGCAGCTCTACG CCCGAGCCCCAGAGCTGTTTCCCGAAGGTGCTCAGAAGATGCAGCAGTTGGCACCCCAAGTGGGCCTGAACCCCAGCCAGGGCGCCCTGCTCCCCAAGTCGG ACCAGTGTGCTGGTGCCTTCTCCTAG